AACACACAAAACACAAAGATGAGTGTATGAGATGGTGACTACCTCATCCACAGCATTATCCAATAGTTCAGCAATTGCTGCAATGACAACGTGATTCAAATGTCAGTATATGTCGATATTAATCTGCTATGAGTGTCCGAATTTAGACCAGACAATTCACCTCCAAATGCCCATTTGTGAGAAGTGGCATTAGAATGTAAAAACTTTGGATGTACACGTGCATGCTCTAGCTCACCTGCAATTTACCCAGCAGAGAATGGGTtattcattaaaatttaaataaataatatatatatatagggaagggttcaaGTGCGGGTATATCTTCTCGTGCGGTTGTGCagtactcaccttaagcattaaaatggcgcaccttaaagCTAAAATcataaaccacgcacctaaagtttttaaatggtgcaccttcagttgAGAATACACTGCGCACCTTAGGTACACAAGCCACGCACcataaaaacacaaaccacagcacctaagattttaaaatggcgcaccttaagtttcaacaactcaagcaccttaagcatacatatcacgcaccttaagaaggaaaacaacgcaccttaagaaagaaaatcacgcaCATTAAGCTTTAACACCCACGCAcattaaacatacaaatcacgcaccttaagaaacgAAAATCACGCACCATGAGAAGAAAATTATGCACCTAAAgccaccgcacaaccgcacggggaAACACCCCACCGCAcgggaactgaattatatatatatatatatatatatatagtggaatGTTTTCCTTTTACTCTATGTTGTCTAGTAACAATATTACTAGGACCTTAAGGCTACTAGCTTATAAGATTATAATGCTAAACTAATTTGGCTCACATGCACCTGGCATACATGTATGATGTATCTATGTATGTTCATGTATACAATACTAGAGGATTTTCTAAGTATTAACCTTTTGAGCGAACTACTGAGAAATACAGAAACACAAAATTGTTAGTGAGTTCTAAATTTGAGGGGGAAATGCGATAAAGAAGGAGAAATCAACCATCGATAGCTACTGCTCTAGTGGAGGCGACTTCATAATTCCCCGCCTTCCAGAAACTCCGAGAGTCCGGTTGCCGATGATTCGGAGCAGGAGGAGCAACTGGTCCGGCGCCATGAAAACCAGGTGGTTTGTTTCGTGGATTTTTGACAGTAGTCGTTACATCCCGGCCGCTGCTTTTTCCGGCAGCATTGGTGCGGCGACTGCCTTCGTCGTCGCTGCTATCGATTTCAACGACATCAATGGGAACCTTGTTCTGTTTAGGTGGCATTGTAATAGAATCACATTTGACAGTGAGCCTGTTGTTAGGGTTTAGCTCCGAATAACGCTTTTCCTTTACCAAACTGGAGGTTTCTGGGCTTAAGGATGAGAGGGAGTGAAATTTTCCtgctaaatatttaaaattacttGTAAAACTCGAGCTATTCTTCTTCTGGGTATGGCGTATCAATGGCCGTCCAGAACAATCATAAATTCATTAATGGCGCTTTGATTCAGAGAGACCAAAACGTAATcgaaattctttttttttttttcttttttatggaGTAATAAATTCGGAGTAgtatactacggagtattattatttaataatttcaactgctttttttgttatttttaacgacttttgtaatttttaaagttagtttttttttttttgtatttaatgatatttttatttaatgtcGAACCTCTACCTATTTTGGAGTGTTTATTTTTGATCAAGTGATCTATCATGGTACTATTTAAGCTAGGCACACGGGGCGCAAGTTACATATTTATCCACCAAATATCATTATCTTTTCTCATCAATGTTTAATACTTTCCCACCAATTAAAATTTCgataaataaattcaataaatttatttgatgaTAATAACTTTGCaaggaaaaattaattaacaggTTTGACGTTACCATGTTGTAGTGAATAGACTATGGTATAGCATAAGATGTACGTGTACGGGCTCAAGTAATAATAGGTAAGATGTTTTCGAGCTGGTGTGCATTATGAGTAAATATCTAAAGAGTTATTCCTCAAGATATTAAATGCGCATTATATAAAGGGTCGGAGGGGACACATACCAAGGGCTCAACATGTTAGCTATATGTCTCGCATGAAAGAGGGGAGTGGGGGGAAGGCATCTTCAATACATCCACATGCAGCGAGGTTCATGACATATGTGTTATTAATGATGCGTTTGGACCAAGCAATACAATAGTGCTTGTTTTTAGTGCAGGGATGTCCTTCCTGAACATGCAAGGTCGGAAATTAAATCTCGGACGTATGATATAAAGCATAAGATGACCATTCCTCGAGGAAACTATCTTCTTATTGGACTCGAGTCAGGTAAGATTCAATGCATTCGGTCGCGCTCGAAAAATGTAACTCCTTGACCCCCCAACGCATATACCGAGCAAGTCTGAAGGCGTACGAGTATAAGATATTCCCTATCAccgataaaataataattaaattatttaaaaaaatgaattaagaTGTTTGGTTTGTTTACGATTTCCTAATGATTTTGCtgtatacaaatattaaaagaaagtcctcgtttattttcaaaaaaaaaatattaaaagaaaaaatacaatgaataattaatagtttaataaatcatttgtaaattaataaataatatgctAAAAAAAACCAGTTTGCAACAAGAagatttaaaattcaaaatattacatATGTAAAAAAAGTGTTAAGAGAGGTAttctttaataaatatattaaataatattgttATCCTTGTggtaaatttattatatttattcagattttttacttaaatgtcaaaaataataaatatgtaattaaataaatttgataatttctAACTTTGttatatcaaataattttttgcccatttaaatttgaagaaagtttgagctataaattcaaaaattgataAACGTAAACGTTTTGTttggttattttaattataataaatggaaatttattttaaaaattgaatggaGCAGTTGCTTAAGCGTCTAAGAAACTATCTCCTCATCACAGCTTCCATACAGCTTTCTCTGATCAGATTGGCAGGAAGAAGGGTTCAGAACATGGAGAACTGGAGAGCTACCACTCGCCTACTGAATTGGTGCTCGAAGAAACTATTTGATCGTCGATCAAGCCCTAATTACCTCAATTCTACTCGCTGCCGAGCTTCAGGTACGGCTTCCATGAAATGCTTACTGGAACAAAAGATAGTCGCAACTCgcatgtataattgtatatgaTAGAAGCTTGTACTATTTTATCGTTGTTTCTTAAATCCGATAGCAGAGTCATTTATTTAATTCTTATCCCTGGAATAGTGATCATTTTACAGAGTTAACGCAATAGATTAACTGTAAATTTGTATGGAGAGATTTTATttacacataaaaaaaaataaaattatagaggCAGAGTTTAACAATGCGTCTGAGCACAGAATTATTGATTACTTTCTGCCTCTCCGGGCACTTGGTGATGAACTGGACTCAGAAAGTAATAGTATGTGGAGACAAAGCTGTATTTTGTTAGCAAATTTCTTTGTTGGAAACAAGAGGCAATCACTTTGCTGTTTTGCTTAACCCaaaatatttaatggaaaaaatACTTGTATTCCATCAGTTGTAGTTATGGTATAGATTTAGTCCATATGGTATTTGCAGTACAGATTTAGTCCTAAGTTCTTagtaaaatggaaattttggTCCCTAAAGTTTTAACAAAGCCCTAATTCCAAGGACCAAAAGCTACTTCAGTAAGATTGTAAGAACTTAAGGATTAAATCTACACCACAAATAATTGAAGGACTACATTTTCACAACAGCCACAATTGAGAGACTAAAAATGTACACCATACCATTTTCCCGAATAGGAATATTTAGATACAATTTACCTCATATGTTGCTTCACGCCTTAACTATATCCTTTCTTTGCTGGGTTACAGGTTGTATTTATCATTTTGACAAAACATGTACATCACTAAATCCTTATGTTGTGAATTACCAAGAAAACATTCATACACATTGTCATTCAGTATCTTCCCTTAGTACAAACTGTTGGAACAGGGGCAGTGCCCACTCTAGACGTTTTTCTTCAGACTCCACTGTGATCCAGAGGAAcccaaaattttcaacaatcaACCCAGATGATATTAGCTATTTCAAGAAGATATTAGGTGAAAGAGGTGTGGTTGAAGATGAGGACACTCTTAATGCTGTAAACATGGACTGGATGCGAAAATACAAGGGTGCAAGTAAGCTTATGCTCCAACCTAGAAGTACAGAGGAGGTTGACTTTCTTTCACTAAGCTTTAGTTACTTCCTGAATGGCAGATATCTACATTTCTAGCTTTATTACTTGTCATGGACATGTACAGGTATCTCAGATTCTTAAACATTGCAATTCCAGATGCCTTGCTGTTGTTCCTCAAGGTGGAAATACAGGTCTTGTGGGAGGGAGTGTTCCTGTGTTTGATGAGGTAAGAATCTTGTTTTGCTTTCTGTAACTCTTGAGAGTGCACCCATGTGAATGGACATAGGAGCATCCATGCTGGATTAGCAAATTCTAATTTCACATAAAGGTCTATTTGCCAATGGGCATTAGTTATTACGAGGCAATATGATGATGGTTTGCTAAATTATACTCCCTCGTATCTTtgtccagttttttttttttttttgaatactactaactctattacaatgcagtatctgttcataactactttctcaacctattgaagcacaagagtcagtattgcctccactgaggctcgaacccaccacctcttgtgtaaagggaagggtttgatgccactagaccacaaagtccttGGCTTTGTCCAGTTATTTCTCTCACTTTTGTAAAGTACTTTGACAAGTTCTGATATtggaaaaaatcaaattttgaaataaaattactgCTAGACTAGAAACCaaaatctcaaaattttaaagaaatttgttTCTCCTTGACTCTCATGAAGTGAAAAAAGGGAcatagggaataatatattaaaatactgaatgattttgatttttttttttgttacttcaGAGAAATAAAAACAATTGTCCTCTGCAACTTAAATAACAACAACGGCAGCTCAGAAAAGTCTTGTCCTGAATACTTTGCAAATTTAGTGTCACCATTTTCAATGATTTTCATATCAGAATTTAAAAATCCTCCCAGCATAAACTGGCCTTTCACCATTACATTTTTTGCCCATTCTGTAGATTATGCAAGCCATGCATTCATGGTAGTTCTAGACTTCTTGTCCTCTCATGGATTGGATGTTATTTTGTTTCACCCGTTATGgttttgtcttttttctttttcttgtggGTGGGTGGTGGGGACTATCAATGACATGCATTCTCCAATGCAAGGAAAACTGATGCTTTTCtttgtttccttttgtttttggtCAAATCATCTGCTGttaaaataaagttaatatGAAGTGCTACGTAGCATAACTTAATTAACCTGAAATCtgctataattaaatattaaaagaagTGTGTCATttataattgaatttaaaaacaaaacaaaaaaaatactaaaaacatTTCTAGTTggaatgttttatttttcttgaaaaatcctaactttttaattttgaaaaccTTACAGGTGATTATCAATCTTGGttcaatgaataaaataatttccTTTGACAAGGTAAACCAAAATTTTCATTCATTACTTTCCCTCTTTCTTGTCATTGATAGTTTGGTACATTAAGAAAGGACCAGTTTCTTCTGGGATGGTCAtgattttgtgtaattaatgTCTCCACCTTCTACATATTTGGTTGTCTTTTTCCTACTAGTGTAGGACCTGATTACTACTAGTGACCTTTGCAGGTTAGTGGTATACTGGTATGTGAAGCAGGCTGCATTTTGGAAAACCTGATTTCTTTCCTGGATAACCAAAGGTAATTTACTTTAAATGGGCTTTAAGTTTGATAGCTTATGGAATTCTAGTGTGTGTTGTTTTTCTATCATTCTACTTATACAACTAATGTGTCTGTTGTCCAGTTGTCCATCCCCTACCTCTTTCAATAAAACTCTTGGTGTGCTCCAATACCTTTGCTCTGCTTTCCAGATTATGATAAGTtgaattttgtgattattaCACAAGCCAATTCATCTTAGGAACAGTATTACCTCTGTGAGAAAATACCTTGCCAAGCACTCTAAAGATTTTATTATGCAGAACATAGCTTAAGTGCTTATGTTCCTTACCATTGTACTAGTTTGGTGGATTTAATATTCCATAGTCCATAACCTGTCCTTAAGTTTgtcttctttatatatatatatatatatttcccatTATCTTCCTGCAGAGGGTTTAGTGTTTGTTTTATGGTGTTGGATGAGATCTTGTTTAATTACTTTTCATCTTGCTACAAATGTGAATGTGAGCTCTGTCATCTGCTAGGTTTATTATGCCACTAGACCTAGGGGCTAAGGGAAGCTGCCAAATTGGTGGAAATGTCTCGACTAATGCTGGTGGATTGCGACTTCTCCGATATGGTTCACTCCATGGGAATGTTCTTGGTGAGTTTCAGGCCTATTTTGATGTGCTCAGTTAAGTGAACTTACACATAAAAGTTATAGCCTTGAATGTTACATACATATTAGTCTCTCAtgtaaacattttatgcaagatgTGATTCTACAAGCCGGTGCATAGATTAATCTTGTCTTTCCACATGTTTAAATTACTTCATCTTTATTTAATCTTCAGGTGTTGAAGCTGTTTTAGCAAATGGCACCGTGCTTGACATGCTTGGGACTTTACGAAAAGATAATACTGGATATGACTTGAAGCATTTATTTATAGGTGAACAGACTTAAATGTTATATTCCTCTTTCAGTTCAAGGTTTTGTTTATGCTctaaaatataatgttttattCTTGCATGTGGTTTAGGAAGCGAAGGATCCCTTGGGATCATAACAAAGGTTTCCGTACTTACTCCTCCGAAGTTGTCTTCAGTAAATTTATGTTTTCTTGCTTGCAACGATTATGCGAGCTGCCAGGTAATAAGATATATCTATCTGAAATTCAATTCACTaagtaatttaaaatttatatatcattttctttttggtgtTTGGATCTGTTTGATATCACTTTCAAGAGATGATTGCCCTTTGTTGATGTGTCATCTTTTAACTGTTTGGTTGAACTGTAAGCATGGATGTCATATGACTATCCTGCAACAACATTCATTctcaatgattttatttttcaaaataaccatCTGCTTTTGAGTGATTCCGATTCAGCATTGGATATTGCTTGCAACTTAATGTTATGTGGTCCTAGTGATTTCAGTTCTAGATCTATCTGTTTGAATTAGACATGAAAATTATGACATTTTTCTTATTGCAACTACTTTGAGACTTGAATTAAATGAACTGCACTATTTTCTAcatttatcatatttttaggttatatAGGGCATGGCGTTTTAGATGAGTTActgccttatttatttattttgtctttttattGGTGCTCCTCATCATAGAAACTCTTGTTGGAAGCAAAAACAAAGCTTGGGGAAATTCTTTCTGCATTTGAATTCTTGGATGCCAATGCAATGGATCTGGTGAGCTTTCTGTGATGTACATGTACATTCTCATGACCCAAGAGTGGTTTTTATATCAACAAGTGTGGTGAACCAATTCTTGCTCTTTTCCCATGGTTGAAGTATAAAACCCTTTTCCCCTTATTGTGGCCTTATAGCCCTATCTATTGTGTTGTGTGCATCAGGTTCTGAAACATTTAGAAGGTGTTCGTAATCCATTACCATCCTCTATACCCAACTTCTATGTCCTGATAGAGACAACGGGGAGCAATGAAACTTATGACAAGTAACTTTATTCTAACCTTCTTACTTGACGTGCTCTAGTTGGTTCTTTTGTTTCTATTAAGCCAATTCTCTGTTAGTTACTTTAATAGCTCATTACATTTTCACAATTATTTCTGTTATTATTGCAATGAGTTTAAAGTATCTTCTATGTGTTTCCTTAAATTATGAGTCCCTGATAATTTGAGGAGCTGTTTTGTTTCCTTCAGCTACCATGAGAATAATAATAGCATGATAGATGTGTCATTTACTTTTGGTTACATGATTCCTTTTATCTCATTTATATACACCTCTATACCAAATTTGATTCTTGTGGCATTATATCTAGCTGGCTCAGTGTCTTGTTTTCTGcactttcttttttatattgtaGACTTGATGCTTTTCATCTATAATTGGTGGTACTCAGCATTTGATAAGTCTGATTATTTCATATTTCTGTCTATTCTTCTTAAATTACTTCAGAGCATTCTGAATGAAATGTTGCTGTCTCTTGGACTTGCATTGGTTTCTAGGGAGAGATTGGAGGCCTTCCTGCTGCATTCAATGGAAACTGGCTTGATAACTGATGGAGTTGTTGCGCAAGATATAAATCAAGCATCATCATGTTGGCATATTCGCGAGGTGCTTCCTATTTACTCTACACTTTTGTATAGTGCATTGTTCTTTCAccatttttggtaatttactaGCCTTGTAACTTGAAAATGTATTATCATAGGGTATACCTGAAGCTTTGATGAAAGCCGGAGCTGTATACAAATATGATTTGTCAATACCTGTTGAAAAGATGTATGATCTAGTTGAGGAAATGCGAACACGTCTaggtaattaatttattgtcaAAATGGAAGCACAATGTTAAAAGATACATACTTTCTTAGTAATAATTGTGGTGACCAGAATTTTGTAGATTcactttttatataataatgacCTAGTTTTGATACCTCACACAATGTCATCTAAGATGTATTATCTAGTTGAGGAAATGTCGCCACTTGCTtggttattaatttatttcatatgTAGCTGCACCACAATACTTGGTATGGTAAAGAAAAGCATAATTTCAATGTGAGGGCAAGGTTGACTGGAATATTGACTCACTTGTTAATTGTTATACAATAATTCCCTAGCTTTGGTCCATTATCATATCATCTGTAAGTGTTGAATTTCAACATCAAGAATTATACTTATCCTGACATGGTACAAAATTTGCAGATGCTAAAGCTAAAGTAGTAGCATATGGTCACCTTGGAGATGGAAACTTGCATCTAAATATATCTGCACCACAGTATGATGATAATGTAATACTCATGCCTTGCTTTATCGATTAGGAGGTCATCATTAGTACTGAACGTTCACTTACCAAATAAGACGAACTTATTTTGTTACAGCTTTTATCACAAATCGAACCTTTTGTTTATGAGTGGACATCTAAGCATCATGGAAGCATCAGTGCTGAACATGGGCTTGGACTGATGAAGGCCAATAAAATCTATTACAGCAAGTCTCCTGAAACTGTAAGACCAATATACATGCATGTTTTCTTATTTGTCATTGCTACAAGTGATGTTTCCACCTGAGAATTCTGTCTGGGAGAGTGGGGAGCATCCTTGTAAATTTCACTCACAGGgtacaatttcatttttctaaGTAGTAAACACTTTATTTGGTATTGACTTTCTTATATAACAGAATGAATCCCCAAAGAAAAATATAGTACATACTGCCGAAGTTAGTGATGCATATACCCATCTTGAAGTGTCCCAAATTGTTTTACTGTTTACCTATTTTGGAAATTGACAGCCACTTCCTAATTGAAGAAGCATGATAAGTGAAGGTTCTTGTTTAGATTGATCAAC
This portion of the Ipomoea triloba cultivar NCNSP0323 chromosome 5, ASM357664v1 genome encodes:
- the LOC116018743 gene encoding D-2-hydroxyglutarate dehydrogenase, mitochondrial isoform X1 produces the protein MEQLLKRLRNYLLITASIQLSLIRLAGRRVQNMENWRATTRLLNWCSKKLFDRRSSPNYLNSTRCRASGCIYHFDKTCTSLNPYVVNYQENIHTHCHSVSSLSTNCWNRGSAHSRRFSSDSTVIQRNPKFSTINPDDISYFKKILGERGVVEDEDTLNAVNMDWMRKYKGASKLMLQPRSTEEVSQILKHCNSRCLAVVPQGGNTGLVGGSVPVFDEVIINLGSMNKIISFDKVSGILVCEAGCILENLISFLDNQRFIMPLDLGAKGSCQIGGNVSTNAGGLRLLRYGSLHGNVLGVEAVLANGTVLDMLGTLRKDNTGYDLKHLFIGSEGSLGIITKVSVLTPPKLSSVNLCFLACNDYASCQKLLLEAKTKLGEILSAFEFLDANAMDLVLKHLEGVRNPLPSSIPNFYVLIETTGSNETYDKERLEAFLLHSMETGLITDGVVAQDINQASSCWHIREGIPEALMKAGAVYKYDLSIPVEKMYDLVEEMRTRLDAKAKVVAYGHLGDGNLHLNISAPQYDDNLLSQIEPFVYEWTSKHHGSISAEHGLGLMKANKIYYSKSPETVQLMASVKRLLDPNGILNPYKVLPSSFSIQQ
- the LOC116018743 gene encoding D-2-hydroxyglutarate dehydrogenase, mitochondrial isoform X2, with protein sequence MDWMRKYKGASKLMLQPRSTEEVSQILKHCNSRCLAVVPQGGNTGLVGGSVPVFDEVIINLGSMNKIISFDKVSGILVCEAGCILENLISFLDNQRFIMPLDLGAKGSCQIGGNVSTNAGGLRLLRYGSLHGNVLGVEAVLANGTVLDMLGTLRKDNTGYDLKHLFIGSEGSLGIITKVSVLTPPKLSSVNLCFLACNDYASCQKLLLEAKTKLGEILSAFEFLDANAMDLVLKHLEGVRNPLPSSIPNFYVLIETTGSNETYDKERLEAFLLHSMETGLITDGVVAQDINQASSCWHIREGIPEALMKAGAVYKYDLSIPVEKMYDLVEEMRTRLDAKAKVVAYGHLGDGNLHLNISAPQYDDNLLSQIEPFVYEWTSKHHGSISAEHGLGLMKANKIYYSKSPETVQLMASVKRLLDPNGILNPYKVLPSSFSIQQ